One Nostoc sp. UHCC 0302 DNA window includes the following coding sequences:
- a CDS encoding nuclear transport factor 2 family protein gives MTEEVKNRSQTSIGTDAWADFVYSVFQGNGYVATQHLMGTINISELQYNQAKMTSYLHATHKRSETSIDVANGTYEDQVVNTNGRWKIRQRTLKLIDFLNLSSPSTSTPTKVEKPRVFH, from the coding sequence ATGACAGAAGAAGTTAAAAACCGTAGTCAAACAAGCATTGGAACAGATGCTTGGGCAGATTTTGTTTATTCGGTATTCCAAGGGAACGGATATGTGGCTACCCAACACTTGATGGGTACGATAAATATCTCGGAGCTTCAATATAATCAAGCAAAAATGACTTCTTACCTTCATGCAACTCATAAACGTTCAGAAACTAGCATTGATGTTGCCAATGGAACTTATGAAGATCAAGTTGTCAATACAAATGGGCGCTGGAAAATCCGTCAGCGTACCCTTAAACTTATTGATTTTTTGAACCTTAGTTCCCCAAGTACCAGTACTCCAACCAAAGTGGAAAAACCACGTGTATTCCACTAA
- a CDS encoding nucleotidyltransferase family protein, whose amino-acid sequence MNSNTRLQMILADTPVGIVLPAIAQLNLPNWWLAGGAVRNTVWHSIFGAECGLGIKDFDIAFFDINGNRSQEQAAKATLTEQYPDDQFDVKNQASFARWRLGRRPYTSTEDGITEWLHTATAVGVRLDTQGEWQFFTPYGLDDLFGGIIRPTPAHTHNSDAHNKASTFLQKCPYLRLA is encoded by the coding sequence ATGAATAGTAACACTCGTTTACAGATGATTTTGGCTGATACACCTGTTGGTATAGTATTACCTGCGATCGCTCAACTCAACTTACCCAACTGGTGGTTAGCAGGGGGTGCAGTCCGCAATACAGTTTGGCATTCGATATTTGGCGCTGAGTGTGGCTTAGGTATTAAAGATTTTGATATTGCATTCTTCGACATCAACGGAAATCGTTCTCAAGAACAAGCAGCTAAGGCAACTCTCACAGAACAATATCCTGATGACCAGTTTGATGTCAAAAATCAAGCCAGTTTTGCCCGTTGGCGTCTTGGTCGCAGACCCTACACTAGTACAGAGGATGGCATCACAGAATGGCTACATACCGCTACTGCTGTCGGAGTTCGGCTAGATACACAAGGAGAATGGCAGTTTTTCACGCCCTACGGCTTAGATGATTTATTTGGTGGCATTATTCGACCGACACCAGCACATACTCATAACTCAGACGCCCATAATAAGGCATCTACTTTTTTGCAAAAGTGTCCTTATTTGCGGTTGGCATAA
- a CDS encoding plasmid pRiA4b ORF-3 family protein — MEDLFARLERTLNPELPSLTESQQQLLQELSIDENQPGTILHDFQTLIDFLQPNGVEVSSVNNLLPLKVLSELNSRLSRPIETKLKRPVQKSYPYINGLYLLLRSSGIAQIRSQGKKQILVLDRASLESWLNLNPTERYFNLLEAWLIWGNNEILGEHQDSFGNLFRCIQLWPRIPDKGLKFSKYEEQQDISYYPGLHNVALLDLFGLLSIKHGKPQEGKGWRITNLQRLPFGDSLLQLLFPLGIRGELQDDVNVAFGKLQPHLQPFFPEWKHNLFVPKQGFTDGIYVFKVLVSRSWRRIAIPAKKPLSWLAETILDAFDFDYDHLYEFSLKDHFGRTLKIGHPYMEIPPFADQVQIGDLPLEPGARMTYLYDFGDNWEFDVLLEAINPPDNKIKKAKILEVHGNAPQQYWSEDDEGDNY; from the coding sequence ATGGAAGACTTATTCGCGCGGCTAGAACGCACACTAAATCCTGAGTTACCTTCCCTAACAGAGTCACAACAACAACTGCTACAAGAACTCAGTATTGACGAAAATCAACCCGGTACGATTCTGCATGACTTTCAAACTCTAATAGATTTCTTACAACCGAATGGAGTGGAAGTTAGCAGTGTTAATAACCTTTTACCATTAAAAGTACTATCAGAACTTAATTCTCGCTTAAGTCGCCCAATTGAAACTAAACTCAAACGCCCCGTACAGAAATCATATCCCTACATTAATGGGCTTTATCTCCTACTACGCAGTTCTGGGATAGCCCAAATTAGATCCCAGGGAAAGAAGCAGATTTTAGTATTAGACCGAGCCTCTTTAGAATCATGGTTAAACCTTAACCCAACAGAACGCTATTTCAATCTACTAGAAGCTTGGTTGATTTGGGGAAATAACGAAATTTTAGGTGAACATCAAGACTCATTTGGGAATTTATTTAGATGTATTCAACTTTGGCCCCGCATCCCAGATAAAGGTTTAAAATTTAGTAAATATGAAGAGCAACAAGATATCAGTTATTATCCTGGTCTGCATAATGTTGCTTTATTAGATTTATTTGGATTGTTATCAATCAAACACGGGAAGCCACAAGAGGGTAAGGGATGGCGCATTACTAATTTACAACGTTTGCCTTTTGGTGATTCTCTCTTGCAGTTACTATTTCCATTGGGAATACGAGGAGAGTTACAAGATGATGTAAATGTGGCTTTTGGAAAATTGCAGCCACATCTCCAACCGTTTTTTCCTGAATGGAAGCATAATTTGTTTGTACCAAAACAAGGCTTTACTGATGGTATTTATGTTTTTAAAGTCTTAGTTTCTCGGTCTTGGCGTCGCATTGCCATACCTGCAAAAAAACCATTAAGCTGGTTAGCAGAAACGATTCTTGACGCTTTTGACTTTGACTACGATCATCTTTACGAGTTTAGTTTAAAAGACCATTTTGGCCGTACACTCAAGATTGGTCATCCTTATATGGAAATACCCCCATTTGCAGATCAAGTGCAAATTGGTGATTTACCCTTAGAACCGGGTGCTAGGATGACTTATCTTTACGATTTTGGTGATAACTGGGAATTTGATGTGCTATTAGAAGCAATTAATCCGCCTGATAACAAAATCAAAAAAGCCAAGATTTTAGAAGTTCACGGAAATGCACCTCAACAGTATTGGAGTGAAGATGATGAAGGGGATAATTATTAA
- the cobO gene encoding cob(I)yrinic acid a,c-diamide adenosyltransferase produces MKDETPKELNSDQEIERLIDEVMSSTLTDDQYRKKMQRRKEVQDLRIAQAVPEKGLIIVNTGNGKGKTTAALGMVLRSLGHGYKVAIVQFIKGSWEPSEKRVFSYWEDQLEFHAMGEGFTWETQDRDRDLDKANAAWEKSLEYIRNPDFHLVLLDEINIALKMAYLQVDEVLAGLAQKPADKHVILTGRGAPAALIEQADLVTEMTLVKHPFRDQGVKAQPGIEY; encoded by the coding sequence ATGAAAGACGAAACCCCAAAAGAATTGAATTCTGACCAAGAGATTGAGCGCTTGATTGACGAAGTAATGTCATCAACCCTAACTGATGATCAGTACCGCAAAAAGATGCAGCGGCGCAAAGAAGTCCAGGATCTGCGTATAGCGCAAGCTGTACCCGAAAAAGGGTTAATTATTGTAAATACAGGTAACGGTAAGGGTAAAACTACCGCTGCTCTGGGGATGGTGTTACGATCGCTTGGTCATGGATATAAAGTAGCGATCGTCCAATTCATCAAAGGCAGCTGGGAACCCTCAGAAAAAAGGGTTTTCAGTTATTGGGAAGACCAGTTAGAATTTCACGCCATGGGCGAAGGCTTTACCTGGGAAACCCAAGACCGCGATCGCGATCTCGACAAAGCTAACGCTGCATGGGAAAAATCATTAGAATATATCCGTAACCCGGACTTTCATCTAGTTCTATTAGATGAAATCAATATCGCCCTCAAGATGGCTTATTTACAAGTAGATGAAGTTTTGGCAGGTTTGGCGCAAAAACCAGCTGATAAACACGTTATTCTAACAGGCAGAGGCGCACCAGCTGCTTTAATTGAGCAAGCTGACCTAGTAACTGAAATGACCCTAGTTAAACATCCTTTCCGCGATCAAGGTGTTAAAGCACAACCAGGAATTGAGTATTAA